The Neoarius graeffei isolate fNeoGra1 chromosome 7, fNeoGra1.pri, whole genome shotgun sequence genome includes a region encoding these proteins:
- the LOC132888680 gene encoding leucine-rich repeat, immunoglobulin-like domain and transmembrane domain-containing protein 1 yields MMVIVFFALLLASGGFPPAQTSCPSQCSCVYHNLSDGTRARSVICNDPEISMVPASFPTDTSKLRIEKTAIKRIPSQAFKDLSNLEFLWMSFNVLSSVNVNSFRGLNSLEELRLDGNSLTDFPWESLKYMPNLKLLDLHSNKLSSVPTEAAKYIKPLTYLDLSSNNLLTMPFEVLTTWMTVKPIQGAESSKIILGLHDNPWLCDCRLYDLVQFQKSPFVSMAFIDPSLRCTAPESLSGVLFSDADLRRCQEPKVHSAMSRIKSTVGNNVLLRCGAVGVPMPKLTWRRTDGKTLNGTVKEENSKDGIVWSVLSLPAVSFHDSGKYICKATNYAGSAEALIALIISKSPRLDNGTGPVKNIKEDIQNPVEKEKYITKYISPRPSSVLVTRSPIGYTRPYPGMQSDSVPEMGTNTQPTGTDRLLETNLSNLAANASSLQQELKQDRIVRSVKVIGDTDYTVCLIWRAPTANNTTAFSVLYAVFGERNMHRINVSPGNNRIIIEGLVPKTKYIACVCVKGLIPKKEQCVIFSTDAAASANGTQKLINVVVISVACVIAVPLTVVVCCGALKRKIQKFIRKKPKDIQDSYVTFESLSPSTKVKGLEGDYLSKLNREESNRLLSARSSLDSESITKIEEQANEYLC; encoded by the exons ATGATGGTCATTGTCTTCTTTGCTCTGTTGCTTGCATCAGGTGGATTTCCACCTGCACAAACCTCATGTCCTTCCCAGTGCAGCTGTGTCTATCACAACCTGAGTGATGGAACCCGGGCCAG GAGTGTGATTTGTAATGACCCTGAGATATCTATGGTACCTGCCAGCTTCCCCACTGACACATCCAAACTCAGAATAGAAAAAACAGCTATAAAGAGGATCCCCAGTCAAGCGTTTAAAGATCTCTCCAATCTGGAGTTTTTGTGGATGTCCTTCAATGTATTGTCATCGGTGAACGTGAACAGCTTCCGTGGACTGAACAGTTTGGAAGAGCTCAGGCTTGATGGAAATTCCCTTACTGATTTTCCTTGGGAGTCCTTAAAGTATATGCCCAACCTAAAGCTCCTTGACTTGCACAGTAACAAGCTCTCTTCAGTCCCTACAGAGGCAGCAAAGTACATAAAACCTTTAACATACCTAGATCTCTCCAGCAATAACCTGCTCACGATGCCATTTGAAGTCCTTACTACTTGGATGACAGTCAAACCCATCCAAGGAGCAGAAAGTTCAAAAATTATTCTTG GACTCCATGACAATCCTTGGCTTTGTGACTGTCGGTTGTATGACCTAGTTCAGTTCCAAAAGTCTCCATTCGTGTCTATGGCCTTCATTGACCCCAGCCTGAGGTGTACTGCTCCTGAGAGTCTTTCAGGAGTTCTGTTCAGTGATGCTGACCTGAGACGATGCCAGGAGCCCAAAGTTCATTCAGCTATGTCCCGCATAAAGAGCACAGTGGGCAACAACGTGTTACTGCGGTGTGGTGCTGTTGGTGTCCCTATGCCCAAGCTGACATGGAGAAGGACAGATGGGAAAACATTGAATGGGACAG TAAAAGAAGAGAACTCTAAAGATGGAATTGTTTGGTCTGTTCTAAGTCTACCTGCTGTCTCCTTCCATGACTCTGGGAAATACATTTGCAAAGCAACAAACTATGCTGGGAGTGCCGAGGCTTTGATTGCTTTAATCATAAGCAAGTCTCCAAGGTTAGACAATGGAACTGGACCTGTAAAGAATATCAAGGAAGACATACAAAACCCTgttgaaaaagaaaaatatattaccaAATACATTTCTCCAAGACCCTCCTCTGTTCTTGTAACAAGAAGTCCTATAGGTTACACTCGTCCCTATCCTGGCATGCAGAGTGACAGTGTTCCAGAGATGGGGACAAACACACAACCAACTGGTACTGATCGACTCCTAGAGACCAATCTGAGCAACCTCGCAGCCAATGCATCCTCTCTTCAGCAAGAACTTAAGCAAGACAGGATTGTTCGATCAGTCAAAGTGATTGGAGATACAGATTATACAGTTTGCCTAATCTGGAGAGCTCCAACAGCCAATAACACGACTGCATTTAGTGTGCTGTATGCAGTATTTGGAGAGAGGAACATGCACAGAATCAATGTCAGTCCTGGCAACAATCGAATAATCATTGAGGGCTTGGTTCCTAAAACCAAATacattgcttgtgtgtgtgtaaaaggtcTGATCCCTAAAAAAGAACAGTGTGTAATCTTCTCCACAGATGCAGCAGCAAGTGCTAATGGGACTCAGAAGCTTATAAATGTAGTTGTTATCTCAGTTGCCTGTGTGATAGCTGTACCTCTGACTGTGGTCGTTTGCTGTGGGGCACTTAAGAGGAAAATCCAAAAATTTATCAGAAAAAAGCCCAAAGATATTCAGGATTCATATGTAACATTTGAGAGTCTCTCCCCCAGCACAAAGGTCAAAGGCTTAGAGGGGGACTATCTGTCCAAACTGAATCGAGAGGAGTCCAATAGATTGCTATCAGCTAGGTCTAGCCTGGACTCTGAGTCCATCACTAAGATTGAAGAACAGGCAAATGAGTACTTGTGCTGA